A genome region from Scomber japonicus isolate fScoJap1 chromosome 15, fScoJap1.pri, whole genome shotgun sequence includes the following:
- the LOC128374564 gene encoding endothelial zinc finger protein induced by tumor necrosis factor alpha-like — MAVLNLKATLKLFVQQRLTAAVEEIFGHLEKTITEYEEEIHRRHRRLLQGAEPRARDVQQLLEGKEEDSPHQQQEWSSSLDQEEPDPPHIKEEEEEVWTSQEGEQLQGPEEADIIRFTYIPVPREDDEEKPQSSQLQRAEEPPAGSSTEPMKTADDEDDEDDSGGSEPARNFDPDSYLQPVSEEEAWMESRDPLSGLKALNNNIVNDNIVHRLLESEEECTDGTKSYACPQCDKSFHRRETLNRHMRCHTGEKPYSCSVCMKQFRWRADFVAHLRTHTGEKPFMCSDCGKCFIKHGTLTRHMRTHTGERPHVCSVCAHGFHRKEDLTKHMRTHTGEKPFSCSVCNRQFSRLFRVKNHKCVVESGDT; from the exons atggcggtgtTGAACCTGAAAGCT ACTCTGAAGCTTTTCGTCCAGCAGCGGCTAACTGCggctgtggaggagatatttgGACATTTAGAGAAAACAATAACCGAGTATGAAGAGGAGATCCACCGCAGACACCGCAGGCTTCTGCAGGGAGCTGAGCCCAGAGCACGAG ACGTCCAGCAGCTgttggagggaaaagaagaggatAGTCCTCATCAGCAGCAGGAGTGGAGCTCCAGTCTGGACCAGGAGGAACCAGATCCTCCACACAttaaag aggaagaggaggaagtctggaccagtcaggagggagaGCAGCTTCAAGGGCCGGAGGAGGCCGATATCATCAGGTTCACATACATTCCTGTCCCACGTGAAGACGATGAAGAGAAACCTCAGTCCTCGCAGCTTCAGAGGGCCGAGGAGCCTCCAGCCGGCAGCTCAACGGAACCGATGAAGACAgcggatgatgaagatgatgaagatgacagcGGAGGATCAGAACCAGCCAGGAACTTTGATCCGGATAGTTATTTACAACCAGTCAGCGAAGAGGAAGCGTGGATGGAAAGCAGGGACCCTCTGTCAGGTTTAAAGGCTctgaataataatattgttaATGATAATATAGTTCATAGACTCCTTGAAAGTGAGGAGGAGTGTACGGATGGCACAAAGTCCTATGCGTGTCCTCAGTGTGATAAAAGCTTCCACCGCAGGGAGACTCTGAACAGACACATGAGGTgtcacacaggtgagaagccgtacagctgctCGGTGTGTATGAAACAGTTCAGATGGAGAGCGGACTTTGTGGCACACCTGAGAACCCACACGGGGGAGAAACCTTTCATGTGCAGTGACTGCGGGAAATGCTTCATCAAACACGGCACCCTGACGCGACACATGAGAACCCACACGGGCGAGAGACCGCACGTGTGCTCGGTCTGCGCTCACGGTTTCCATCGCAAAGAGGATCTGACCAAACACATGAGGACCCACACCGGGGAGAAACCCTTCAGCTGCTCCGTTTGTAACAGACAGTTCTCTCGTCTGTTCCGCGTCAAAAACCACAAGTGTGTTGTTGAGAGCGGCGATACGTGA